Proteins from one Acidiphilium multivorum AIU301 genomic window:
- a CDS encoding LacI family DNA-binding transcriptional regulator produces MEDVAHRAGVSVSTVSHVINGTRKVRPATVEAVRDAIRKTGYVPNSLAQALAGASTKTIGVAISALTNHYFAETVRVIESECARRGLMIFLADTHDDPDQELRVIKALHQRRVDGIILAPTAGTDRRALDYLKGKGIPSVLVDRIVRGEFDQVGVENTVACRELISHLIGHGHRRIGFVAGAPGISTSIERLEGYRDALHRAGIPFDPALVCCGESANEPARRAVRELLRLDPRPTAIVASNNLMMIGAMHALRDAGIEVPAGMALVGFDDFDWAELFNPRLTVLAQPLEDIAMKAVELLTRRIARPDDQFEIVRLTPELRIRNSCGCQDQR; encoded by the coding sequence ATGGAAGATGTTGCCCACAGGGCAGGCGTTTCGGTATCAACCGTTTCGCATGTCATCAACGGCACCAGAAAAGTCCGTCCCGCGACGGTCGAAGCTGTAAGGGATGCCATCAGGAAGACCGGCTACGTTCCGAACTCGCTGGCGCAGGCCCTGGCGGGAGCGTCGACGAAAACGATCGGTGTGGCGATCTCTGCCCTGACAAATCATTATTTTGCGGAAACGGTCCGTGTGATCGAATCCGAATGCGCAAGGCGGGGCCTGATGATATTCTTGGCCGACACGCATGACGATCCGGACCAGGAACTGCGGGTCATCAAGGCGTTGCACCAGCGCCGGGTGGACGGCATCATTCTCGCGCCGACCGCGGGAACCGACCGACGGGCGCTCGACTACCTGAAGGGCAAGGGCATACCGTCGGTGCTGGTCGATCGTATCGTTCGAGGCGAGTTCGACCAGGTCGGCGTGGAGAACACCGTCGCGTGCCGCGAGCTCATCTCGCATCTGATCGGCCACGGCCATCGCCGCATCGGCTTCGTGGCGGGAGCTCCAGGAATTTCAACATCGATCGAGCGGCTCGAAGGGTATCGCGACGCCCTGCATCGGGCCGGCATCCCGTTCGATCCCGCCCTGGTGTGTTGCGGAGAATCGGCAAACGAACCGGCACGCCGCGCCGTTCGCGAACTGCTCCGGCTCGACCCACGGCCGACCGCGATCGTGGCCTCCAACAACCTGATGATGATCGGCGCCATGCACGCCTTGCGCGACGCCGGCATAGAGGTGCCTGCGGGAATGGCTCTGGTCGGGTTCGATGATTTCGACTGGGCCGAACTCTTCAACCCCCGGCTCACAGTACTCGCACAGCCACTCGAGGACATCGCCATGAAGGCGGTGGAACTGCTGACGAGACGCATCGCGCGGCCCGATGATCAATTCGAAATCGTGCGTCTCACGCCGGAATTGAGGATCCGGAACTCCTGCGGCTGCCAGGATCAGCGCTGA
- the xylB gene encoding xylulokinase has protein sequence MRSFASPLSLGIDLGTSGVKAVLLTSSGAVIGTMSAAVPTSHPHPGWAEQDPEDWWIACMTALRELRRQYPEAYEAVRSIGLSGQMHGAVLLDRHNRSIRPVILWNDARSTAEAAFLAENHPSFIEATGSLPMAGLTAPKLLWLHGHEIESFRKIDCLLSPKDYLRLRLTGERVTDMSDAAGTLFLDVHRRSWFEPMIAATHLEPRQFPRLCEGTSATGTLTRSAAGELGLDSKVVVAGGGADNPASAVGIGASHPGNSFVTLGTSAAVVSITDRPLARIAGGVHGFCHALPERWYAMGAILCGANSLRWVSKLLSMPSEQALLDRVAAELPLERPVPPTTPLFLPYLSGERTPHNDPNVRGGFMNVGIETAAPSFGYAVLEGVAFALRDAMGSVEESGSDIRHCSLVGGGAKSDYWGQLLANVLGRELHTLEGSELGAGIGAAKLGFAALGIDEPVNMSLPVRKTFEPQADRREDLDDRYRKFRTLYPAARSLCT, from the coding sequence ATGAGATCTTTCGCCTCCCCCCTCTCACTTGGCATCGACCTCGGGACATCAGGCGTCAAGGCGGTCCTGCTGACCTCATCCGGAGCGGTCATCGGCACCATGTCGGCTGCCGTGCCGACATCGCATCCGCACCCCGGCTGGGCCGAGCAGGATCCCGAGGATTGGTGGATCGCCTGCATGACGGCCCTGCGCGAACTTCGCCGGCAGTATCCCGAAGCTTATGAGGCGGTCAGATCGATCGGGCTGTCCGGACAGATGCATGGAGCGGTCCTTCTGGATCGGCATAACCGAAGCATCCGCCCCGTGATCTTGTGGAACGATGCGCGCTCCACTGCCGAAGCGGCGTTCCTGGCGGAAAATCATCCCTCGTTCATCGAGGCGACCGGCAGCCTTCCGATGGCCGGCCTCACGGCACCCAAGCTGCTTTGGCTGCATGGCCACGAAATCGAATCATTCCGGAAGATCGACTGCCTCCTGTCGCCCAAGGACTATCTCCGGCTCCGGCTGACCGGCGAGCGCGTCACCGATATGTCCGATGCCGCCGGCACTCTCTTTCTTGATGTGCATCGCCGCTCATGGTTCGAGCCGATGATCGCCGCGACCCATCTCGAACCTCGGCAATTTCCCCGCCTGTGCGAGGGAACATCCGCCACCGGCACCCTGACCCGAAGCGCCGCCGGCGAGCTTGGCCTCGACAGCAAGGTCGTGGTCGCAGGCGGCGGCGCCGACAATCCGGCCTCCGCGGTCGGGATCGGCGCGTCACATCCGGGCAATTCGTTTGTCACCCTGGGAACCAGTGCCGCCGTCGTGTCGATCACCGATCGCCCCCTGGCGCGCATTGCCGGCGGCGTTCACGGCTTCTGCCACGCGCTGCCAGAGAGATGGTACGCGATGGGGGCCATCCTGTGCGGCGCAAATTCGCTGCGTTGGGTATCGAAACTGCTGTCGATGCCGAGCGAACAGGCTTTGCTTGATCGGGTTGCCGCCGAACTGCCACTCGAACGGCCGGTTCCGCCGACAACCCCGCTGTTTCTGCCCTATCTATCCGGCGAGCGTACCCCGCACAACGATCCGAACGTGCGCGGCGGCTTCATGAATGTCGGCATCGAGACCGCGGCGCCGTCATTCGGCTACGCCGTTCTCGAAGGAGTCGCCTTCGCCCTGCGGGATGCCATGGGTTCGGTGGAGGAGTCAGGTTCGGATATTCGTCATTGTTCTCTGGTCGGCGGCGGAGCGAAAAGCGATTACTGGGGACAGTTGCTGGCGAACGTGCTGGGACGCGAACTCCATACGCTGGAAGGCAGCGAACTCGGCGCGGGGATCGGCGCGGCGAAACTCGGTTTCGCCGCGCTCGGAATCGACGAGCCGGTGAACATGTCACTGCCCGTCAGAAAGACCTTCGAGCCGCAAGCGGACCGTCGCGAGGATCTGGACGACCGATATCGAAAATTCCGCACCCTTTACCCTGCGGCGCGTTCGCTCTGCACCTGA
- a CDS encoding substrate-binding domain-containing protein: protein MRKRFRSSNFWSPGKAMSQICPKSRIVQKQEGTGMKLAKRLSIVGMAIAGTIGLAGPHAEAAQTCAKPKYVIGMSLMTLTNPYFETMAKTAAKDAAADCAKLIYYGGNMSEAQQLNQVEAFIQRHVNAIMFAPADAAAASSAVLAANHAHIPVFTIDTNVDMKTLKRAGGHIVEFVQSNNVQLGENAAKEVIAYDKSALHGAPVKLGWIDYPFATSVQDRDKGFKKIIDGDKNIHVVSRLNGKGTTPGGLSATAAMLSAHPDVNVIFDINAPSGLGAMDAIRAANKVGKVAVIGLSGSQQAVQAICQNSVYKAGALQSPAVESKIEVANIIKYLDGDKNIPKLVLTKTYTVSKANCHEMMKIAYP from the coding sequence TTGCGCAAGCGCTTTCGTTCATCTAATTTTTGGTCTCCGGGCAAAGCTATGAGCCAAATTTGTCCGAAAAGTAGAATTGTTCAAAAACAGGAGGGAACGGGAATGAAGCTGGCAAAGCGGCTTTCGATAGTGGGCATGGCAATCGCCGGAACGATCGGCCTGGCCGGCCCGCACGCCGAGGCGGCGCAGACCTGCGCGAAGCCGAAATACGTGATCGGCATGTCGTTGATGACGCTGACCAATCCGTATTTCGAGACCATGGCGAAAACCGCCGCCAAGGATGCGGCCGCGGATTGCGCGAAGCTGATCTATTATGGCGGCAACATGAGCGAGGCGCAGCAGCTCAACCAGGTCGAGGCGTTCATCCAGCGGCATGTCAACGCGATCATGTTCGCTCCCGCCGATGCGGCGGCGGCCTCCTCCGCCGTGCTGGCAGCCAATCACGCGCATATCCCGGTCTTCACGATCGATACCAATGTCGACATGAAAACCCTGAAGCGCGCGGGCGGGCATATCGTCGAATTCGTCCAGTCGAACAATGTCCAGCTTGGCGAGAATGCCGCGAAGGAAGTCATCGCCTATGACAAGTCGGCTCTGCACGGGGCGCCGGTGAAGCTGGGATGGATTGATTATCCGTTTGCAACCTCGGTCCAGGATCGGGACAAGGGTTTCAAGAAAATCATCGATGGTGACAAGAACATCCACGTCGTATCGAGGTTGAATGGCAAGGGGACCACGCCGGGCGGCTTGTCCGCCACGGCGGCGATGCTTTCGGCGCATCCTGACGTCAATGTGATTTTCGATATCAATGCGCCGAGTGGTCTTGGGGCGATGGATGCGATCCGCGCCGCCAACAAGGTTGGCAAGGTTGCGGTGATCGGTCTCTCAGGCAGCCAGCAGGCCGTGCAGGCGATCTGCCAGAACTCTGTCTACAAGGCTGGCGCGCTGCAGTCCCCCGCGGTCGAGTCGAAGATCGAGGTCGCGAATATCATCAAGTATCTCGATGGCGACAAGAATATTCCCAAACTGGTTCTTACCAAGACCTATACCGTCAGTAAGGCTAACTGCCACGAGATGATGAAAATCGCCTATCCGTGA
- a CDS encoding sugar ABC transporter ATP-binding protein has product MTTVSTGQAGSLALSGIVKRYDSAPVVRGVSFSLRAGEVTALLGHNGAGKSTALKILGGAEQPSGGHILLDGEAVTLTTPRIAEAHGIAVVWQELRIIEKLTVTQNFFLNREKRRGPFTDRTAMNEHVRRALATYGLAADPDMAAGALSPADRQMLEIIIALDKGGRFLLLDEPTSALNASEITRLLDTVRRLAAGGTSIAIVTHKLGEALAVADHVVVMKDGDVVLDAERADLSEADLAYYITGHRRDATALAEVSPRTAFGGTTLLDIRTLSSGNCRSASLEINAGRVVGLYGVAGAGQVELLEVLFGVRPMQGGEIRLAGEPYVPTTPRAALAKGFGFLTDDRKANGFIPDMTIGKNIVLASIDRFSRGIWFDDAAVAEQARTMAARLAIRSPLGTSVRRLSGGNQQKVIFAKWVTARSRILLLAEPTKGVDIGAKAEIHALIRELAAAGDTLLVCSSEIEEILEVSDVIYVFRHGICEGTGIPRAEAEARSILAQSL; this is encoded by the coding sequence GTGACGACGGTGTCCACCGGCCAGGCTGGCAGCCTGGCCCTTTCGGGAATCGTCAAGCGATACGATTCCGCTCCCGTGGTGCGCGGAGTGAGTTTCTCGCTCCGCGCTGGGGAAGTGACGGCGCTGCTTGGGCATAATGGCGCGGGCAAGTCGACGGCGCTGAAGATCCTGGGCGGGGCGGAGCAGCCATCCGGCGGCCATATCCTGCTCGATGGCGAGGCCGTGACGCTGACGACGCCGCGCATCGCCGAAGCGCACGGCATTGCCGTGGTCTGGCAGGAACTGCGCATCATCGAGAAACTGACGGTGACGCAGAATTTCTTCCTCAACCGGGAGAAGCGGCGCGGGCCATTCACCGACCGCACCGCGATGAACGAACATGTCAGGAGGGCCCTGGCGACTTACGGCCTCGCCGCTGATCCGGACATGGCTGCGGGAGCGCTGTCGCCGGCTGACCGGCAGATGCTGGAGATCATCATCGCGCTCGACAAGGGCGGCCGGTTCCTGCTGCTCGACGAGCCGACGTCGGCACTGAACGCGAGTGAGATCACCCGGCTGCTCGATACGGTCCGCCGGCTGGCGGCGGGCGGCACCTCGATCGCCATTGTCACGCACAAGCTCGGCGAGGCGCTGGCGGTTGCCGATCATGTGGTGGTGATGAAGGATGGCGATGTCGTGCTGGATGCGGAGCGCGCCGATCTTTCGGAGGCAGATCTTGCCTATTACATCACCGGCCATCGGCGCGATGCCACGGCGCTCGCCGAGGTCTCGCCGCGGACCGCGTTCGGCGGCACCACATTGCTCGATATAAGGACCCTCTCGAGCGGCAATTGCCGCTCGGCGAGTCTGGAGATCAATGCTGGAAGAGTGGTCGGGCTGTACGGCGTGGCCGGAGCCGGGCAGGTTGAACTGCTGGAGGTGCTGTTCGGCGTTCGGCCGATGCAGGGTGGCGAGATCCGCCTGGCCGGTGAGCCGTATGTGCCGACAACGCCGCGCGCCGCGCTGGCAAAAGGCTTCGGGTTCCTGACGGACGACCGCAAGGCCAACGGCTTCATTCCCGACATGACCATCGGCAAGAACATCGTGCTCGCCAGCATCGACCGGTTCTCGCGCGGGATCTGGTTCGACGATGCGGCAGTGGCGGAGCAGGCGCGCACCATGGCGGCCCGCCTGGCCATACGCTCGCCGCTTGGAACCAGCGTGCGGCGCCTGTCCGGCGGCAACCAGCAGAAGGTCATCTTCGCGAAATGGGTGACGGCGCGGAGCCGCATCCTGCTGCTCGCCGAGCCGACAAAAGGTGTCGATATCGGTGCCAAAGCCGAGATCCATGCCCTGATCCGCGAGTTGGCCGCGGCGGGCGATACGCTGCTCGTGTGCTCCTCGGAGATCGAGGAGATTCTCGAAGTTTCAGACGTGATCTATGTATTTCGGCACGGCATCTGCGAGGGCACAGGGATTCCGCGCGCCGAGGCCGAGGCACGTTCGATTCTCGCACAATCCCTCTGA
- a CDS encoding ABC transporter permease — MAKQDTSTTASPQRKGLRLPPETGIFVILALIMAGMEVLTGNFLTIGNISTLLVNTITIGLLAVSETFVLLIGGIDLSVGAIQALSGVTAAVVINHTPLGWPGAILGGILAGALIGFINGSITHYINVPAFITTFATLGVAASIPLIVTQANPIPIFSNTFNALGQGYVLKIIPIGVLVMLVVAAAAHVVLSRTAFGVKVYAVGGNRHSAWLAGVNIARIEILCFTLSGTIAGLAGVILAARLASGYPTAGSGASLFDGIASAVVGGVSLFGGSGSVAGALLGAIVIGTLTEGMDVLDLNTYWQPLVIGIVILLAVMLDTWKTGLLRTLMRRLRRA; from the coding sequence ATGGCAAAACAGGACACCAGCACGACAGCCAGCCCGCAACGGAAGGGCCTTCGCCTGCCGCCGGAGACGGGAATTTTCGTCATTCTCGCGCTGATCATGGCCGGGATGGAGGTGCTGACCGGAAACTTCCTGACCATCGGCAATATCTCGACCCTGCTGGTCAACACGATCACCATCGGGTTGCTGGCGGTCAGCGAGACCTTCGTGCTGCTGATCGGCGGCATCGACCTTTCGGTGGGCGCGATCCAGGCGCTGTCAGGTGTAACGGCCGCCGTAGTCATCAACCATACGCCGCTCGGCTGGCCTGGAGCGATCCTCGGCGGCATCCTGGCCGGGGCGCTGATCGGCTTCATCAATGGTTCGATCACACATTACATCAATGTTCCCGCCTTCATCACGACGTTCGCGACCCTGGGCGTCGCCGCATCGATCCCGCTGATCGTGACGCAAGCGAATCCGATTCCGATTTTCAGCAACACGTTCAACGCCCTTGGACAGGGATACGTGCTGAAGATCATTCCGATCGGCGTTCTCGTGATGCTGGTGGTCGCCGCGGCCGCGCATGTGGTGCTCAGCCGCACCGCGTTCGGCGTCAAGGTCTACGCCGTCGGCGGCAATCGCCATTCCGCCTGGCTGGCTGGCGTGAACATCGCGCGGATCGAGATCCTCTGCTTTACGCTTTCGGGGACGATTGCAGGGCTTGCCGGGGTGATCCTCGCCGCGCGCCTTGCGTCCGGTTATCCGACAGCCGGTTCCGGCGCGTCGTTGTTCGATGGAATCGCATCGGCGGTCGTGGGCGGGGTGAGTTTGTTCGGCGGATCCGGCAGTGTTGCCGGTGCCCTGCTCGGAGCGATCGTGATCGGCACGCTGACGGAAGGCATGGATGTGCTCGATCTCAATACCTATTGGCAACCGCTCGTGATCGGCATCGTCATCCTGCTCGCGGTGATGCTGGATACGTGGAAGACCGGATTGCTGCGCACCCTCATGCGCCGACTGCGCCGCGCCTGA
- a CDS encoding HU family DNA-binding protein: MSKAFITDVIQNSTGITGVAANRAATDVIEAIVKELKKKGKFTLPSFGTFTVRKTKARKGVNPRSGEPIKVKAGKTVRFKSSPTLKTRV; encoded by the coding sequence ATGTCGAAAGCGTTCATAACGGATGTGATTCAGAATTCGACCGGGATTACCGGCGTCGCCGCGAACCGGGCGGCTACGGACGTTATCGAGGCGATCGTCAAGGAACTGAAGAAGAAGGGCAAATTCACGCTGCCGAGCTTTGGCACGTTCACGGTGCGCAAGACGAAGGCGCGCAAGGGCGTCAATCCGCGCAGCGGCGAGCCCATCAAGGTCAAGGCCGGAAAGACCGTGCGTTTCAAGTCGTCGCCGACGCTCAAGACACGCGTCTGA
- a CDS encoding GDP-mannose 4,6-dehydratase, giving the protein MGQLRRILVTGAGGFVGRHLMPELGRRFPWAELVSFRADITDPAATETSVRDVRPDACVHLAGIAAIPEAREHPRRAFAVNLDGTLNLARALLAHAPGCQLIHAGSADCYGASFRSGQPLDESAPLAPLNTYAASKAAADLTLGAMAAESGLRVLRFRPFNHVGPGQSEAFALGSFAAQLRRIARGDAAPVLHVGNLDAERDFLHVNDVVRAYALALGRSDDLPNGTIFNIASGIPRRMRDMVEAMIVSLGIHVSVEIDPTRLRPSDIPRAVGDASRAENLLGWHPDHGIEEIVRSVL; this is encoded by the coding sequence ATGGGACAATTGAGACGGATACTTGTCACCGGCGCCGGCGGCTTCGTAGGGCGGCACCTGATGCCAGAACTTGGCCGCCGATTTCCGTGGGCCGAACTGGTCAGCTTCCGCGCCGATATCACCGACCCCGCCGCCACCGAGACCTCGGTGCGCGACGTCCGGCCGGATGCCTGCGTCCATCTCGCGGGCATCGCCGCCATTCCCGAGGCACGGGAACACCCACGCCGTGCCTTCGCGGTGAACCTCGACGGCACGCTGAATCTTGCCCGTGCCCTGCTTGCCCATGCGCCTGGCTGCCAACTGATCCATGCCGGAAGTGCCGATTGCTACGGAGCCAGCTTCCGCTCAGGCCAACCGCTGGACGAATCGGCCCCGCTGGCGCCGCTCAACACCTATGCGGCAAGCAAGGCCGCAGCGGATCTGACCCTCGGCGCCATGGCTGCGGAATCCGGACTGCGCGTGCTGCGCTTCCGTCCTTTCAACCATGTGGGCCCGGGGCAGAGCGAAGCCTTCGCTCTTGGCTCCTTTGCTGCCCAACTCCGCCGGATTGCCCGCGGCGATGCAGCACCGGTGCTGCATGTCGGCAACCTCGATGCCGAGCGCGACTTTCTTCACGTGAACGACGTGGTCCGTGCGTATGCGCTGGCGCTGGGACGCTCCGACGACCTACCGAACGGCACGATCTTCAACATTGCCTCCGGCATTCCGCGCCGGATGCGCGACATGGTCGAGGCGATGATCGTCTCTCTCGGTATCCATGTCTCGGTCGAGATCGATCCGACCCGCCTTCGGCCAAGCGATATTCCGCGCGCGGTCGGCGATGCTTCCCGCGCCGAAAACCTGCTTGGCTGGCACCCGGACCACGGGATCGAGGAGATCGTGCGCTCGGTCCTCTAA
- the gmd gene encoding GDP-mannose 4,6-dehydratase: MKTALVTGITGQDGAYLSQLLLGKGYEVFGVIRRSSHRGVEDHRLRWLGIADKVTLLDGDLADLSSLVRIVKDVRPDEVYNLAAQSFVASSWRQPILTANITAVGVTNILEAIRAEQPEARFYQASSSEMYGLIQEPMQSEATPFYPRSPYAVAKLYGHWITVNYRESFGMHASSGILFNHESPLRGVEFVTRKVTDGVARIKLGLAGELRLGNVDAKRDWGHARDYVKAMWLMLQQDKPDDYVVATGRTTTVRDMCRIAFDHAGLDMERHLVIDPAFYRPAEVDVLLGNPAKAEQKLGWRPETTLEQMIIEMVDADLERLRRTTPG, from the coding sequence ATGAAAACAGCACTCGTCACCGGGATCACCGGCCAGGACGGCGCCTATCTCTCCCAGTTGCTCCTGGGCAAGGGATACGAGGTATTCGGCGTGATACGGCGCTCTTCGCATCGCGGCGTCGAAGACCATCGCCTGCGCTGGCTCGGCATCGCCGACAAGGTCACCCTGCTTGACGGCGATCTCGCTGATCTTTCCAGCCTCGTGCGCATCGTCAAGGACGTCCGGCCCGACGAGGTCTATAATCTTGCCGCCCAGTCGTTCGTCGCCTCGTCCTGGCGGCAGCCGATTCTGACCGCCAACATCACCGCCGTCGGCGTCACCAACATCCTCGAGGCAATCCGCGCCGAACAGCCGGAGGCCCGCTTCTACCAGGCATCCTCCTCGGAAATGTATGGCCTGATCCAGGAGCCGATGCAGAGCGAGGCGACCCCCTTTTATCCCCGCTCGCCCTACGCCGTTGCTAAACTCTACGGCCACTGGATCACGGTGAACTACCGCGAGAGCTTCGGCATGCATGCCTCTTCGGGCATCCTGTTCAACCACGAAAGCCCGCTTCGCGGCGTCGAGTTCGTCACCCGCAAGGTGACCGACGGCGTCGCCCGGATCAAGCTCGGCCTCGCCGGCGAACTGCGTCTTGGCAATGTCGACGCGAAGCGCGACTGGGGCCACGCACGGGATTACGTGAAGGCGATGTGGCTGATGCTCCAGCAGGACAAGCCGGATGACTACGTCGTGGCCACCGGCCGCACTACCACGGTGCGGGACATGTGTCGTATCGCCTTCGACCATGCCGGCCTCGACATGGAGCGCCACCTCGTCATCGATCCCGCCTTCTACCGCCCCGCCGAGGTCGACGTGCTGCTGGGCAATCCCGCGAAGGCGGAGCAGAAACTCGGCTGGCGGCCGGAAACCACGCTCGAGCAGATGATCATCGAAATGGTCGACGCCGATCTCGAACGCCTGCGCCGCACCACGCCGGGCTGA
- a CDS encoding xanthine dehydrogenase family protein molybdopterin-binding subunit produces the protein MSETSIRFGSNAGQSVTRRDGIAKVTGAATFAADNHPEGLLHAVYVPATIARGRVIRLDTGAAKAHPGVVEVFTPENRPALAGDPDAKPFLFAFRTEVLQSAEIRYANQPIALVVAETVEAATEAARLVVPHYEALPPRLGLDGDAPYKPESGNFGRPAETVFGDVAAGHAAARHAVDLTYETPAQYHNAMETHAIVATWDGDQLALDVPSQAIVMSRGAYGYYFGIPAENVTIRSPYLGGGFGSKAVINGPALLAILAARALRRPVKLMLRREQMFGPVGHRGATRQRLRIGTDDDGRMTALDHESLAVTSTFDDFIEGAADASLGLYATEALRSTQYAVRADIGTPGPMRAPGIASGSAALECALDEMAEAAGLDPLEFRLRNYADAEPGTGRPYSSKALRECYRRGAERFGWANRPRAPRQMTDDRGLLVGWGMGTALFHAPMFAAEARATLRPDGTGLVETAAADMGQGAWTALAQIAADGLGLPLEKIEFRAGSSDLPDGGIAGGSGHTATAGGALHAAGCDAVRRLGEIAVADPASPLFGANAGVVARDGRLFARDDDSRSESYVEIIARAGGAAVQGTGSAARPPEAAERHAMYSHGAVFAEVKIDPALFQIRVTRLVGAFAAGRIINPRLATSQLMGGMIWGLSFALHEEARHDRRTGRIVNADFAGYHIPVNADVAGLDVITVHEDDPHVNPLGIKGVGEIGITGTVGAIGNAIWHATGTRVRRFPIRIADLLAGSQSM, from the coding sequence ATGTCTGAGACTTCCATCCGCTTCGGCTCGAACGCCGGCCAGTCCGTCACCCGCCGCGACGGCATCGCCAAGGTTACCGGCGCCGCCACTTTCGCTGCCGACAATCACCCGGAAGGCCTGCTCCACGCCGTCTATGTGCCAGCCACCATCGCGCGCGGGCGCGTCATCCGCCTCGATACTGGGGCGGCCAAGGCCCATCCCGGCGTGGTCGAGGTGTTCACGCCGGAAAACCGCCCGGCGCTGGCCGGCGATCCGGACGCGAAACCCTTCCTGTTCGCCTTCCGCACCGAGGTGCTGCAAAGCGCCGAGATCCGCTATGCCAACCAGCCGATCGCGCTGGTCGTGGCGGAGACGGTCGAGGCCGCCACCGAAGCCGCCCGTCTCGTGGTGCCGCACTACGAAGCCCTGCCGCCGCGCCTCGGGCTTGACGGCGATGCCCCGTACAAGCCGGAGTCAGGCAATTTCGGCAGGCCGGCGGAAACCGTTTTCGGCGATGTCGCCGCAGGCCACGCGGCAGCCCGCCACGCGGTCGACCTGACCTATGAAACTCCGGCGCAATACCATAACGCCATGGAGACCCACGCCATCGTCGCCACCTGGGACGGCGACCAACTGGCGCTGGACGTGCCGAGCCAGGCCATCGTGATGTCGCGCGGGGCCTATGGCTACTATTTCGGCATCCCTGCGGAAAACGTGACGATTCGCAGCCCCTATCTGGGCGGCGGCTTCGGCTCGAAAGCGGTGATCAACGGGCCGGCGTTACTCGCCATCCTGGCGGCGCGCGCGCTTCGCCGGCCCGTCAAGCTGATGCTGCGGCGTGAGCAGATGTTCGGCCCGGTCGGCCATCGCGGCGCCACGCGCCAGCGCCTGCGCATCGGCACCGACGATGACGGCCGCATGACCGCGCTCGACCACGAATCGCTCGCCGTCACCTCCACCTTCGACGATTTCATCGAAGGTGCGGCGGACGCGTCCCTGGGGCTCTATGCCACGGAGGCCCTGCGCTCGACGCAATACGCCGTGCGCGCCGATATCGGCACACCGGGGCCGATGCGCGCCCCCGGCATCGCATCCGGTTCGGCGGCGCTCGAATGCGCGCTGGACGAGATGGCCGAAGCGGCGGGACTCGACCCGCTGGAATTCAGGCTGCGCAACTATGCCGACGCCGAGCCGGGCACTGGCCGGCCCTATTCCTCGAAGGCTCTGCGCGAATGCTACCGGCGAGGCGCAGAGCGTTTCGGTTGGGCCAACCGTCCCCGCGCGCCGCGCCAGATGACCGACGATCGCGGCCTGCTCGTCGGCTGGGGCATGGGCACCGCGCTGTTCCACGCCCCGATGTTCGCGGCGGAGGCACGCGCCACGCTGCGCCCCGATGGTACCGGCCTTGTCGAGACGGCGGCGGCCGACATGGGCCAGGGCGCCTGGACCGCGCTCGCGCAGATCGCCGCCGACGGCCTCGGCCTGCCACTCGAAAAGATCGAGTTCCGCGCGGGCTCTTCCGACCTTCCCGATGGCGGCATCGCCGGCGGCTCGGGGCACACGGCCACCGCGGGCGGCGCGCTTCATGCCGCCGGCTGCGATGCCGTCCGCCGGCTCGGAGAGATCGCCGTGGCCGATCCCGCCTCGCCGCTTTTCGGCGCCAATGCCGGCGTCGTCGCGCGCGACGGCAGACTCTTCGCCCGCGACGATGACAGCCGCAGCGAAAGCTATGTCGAGATCATTGCCCGCGCCGGCGGCGCGGCAGTCCAGGGCACCGGCAGCGCCGCCCGCCCGCCCGAGGCGGCGGAACGCCATGCGATGTATTCGCACGGCGCGGTCTTCGCCGAGGTGAAGATCGATCCCGCGCTCTTCCAGATCCGCGTCACCCGCCTCGTGGGCGCCTTCGCCGCGGGCCGCATCATCAACCCACGCCTCGCGACGAGCCAGTTGATGGGCGGAATGATCTGGGGCCTGTCCTTCGCGCTGCATGAAGAGGCTCGCCACGACCGCCGCACCGGCCGGATCGTGAATGCGGACTTCGCGGGCTACCACATCCCGGTCAACGCCGACGTGGCGGGCCTCGACGTGATCACCGTCCACGAAGACGATCCGCATGTGAATCCGCTCGGCATCAAGGGCGTCGGCGAAATCGGGATCACCGGCACCGTCGGCGCCATCGGCAACGCGATCTGGCACGCCACCGGCACGCGGGTACGGCGCTTCCCGATCCGGATCGCGGATCTGCTGGCGGGCTCGCAATCGATGTAG